From the Malaclemys terrapin pileata isolate rMalTer1 chromosome 13, rMalTer1.hap1, whole genome shotgun sequence genome, one window contains:
- the LOC128847934 gene encoding olfactory receptor 14A16-like → MSNRTSKFLLLGFSDVRDLQILHFVGFLLIYLAALMGNLLIFMAITFDHHLHTPMYFFLMNLSILDLGSISVTIPKSMANALMNTRSISYAGCVAQVFFFLAFMTADFSLLTIMAYDRYVAICQPLHYDTMMSSRACVQMTAGAWISGILYSVLHTGNTFALTFCRGNMVDQFFCEVPQLLKLTCSDSYLSEVRVLTFSVCLILGCFVFIIVSYVQIFKSVLRIPSEQGRHKAFSTCLPHLTVVSLVVFTGAFAYLKPTSSSPSALDLVVAVLYSVLPQIMNPIVYSLRNKEIKAALRRLTGYR, encoded by the coding sequence atgtccaaccgaACCTCCAAGTTCCTTCTCttgggattctctgatgttcgggatctgcagattttgcactttgtgGGGTTTCTACTGATCTACCTGGCAGCCCTGATGGGGAATCTTCTCATCTTCATGGCTATAACCTTCGAccaccaccttcacacccccatgtatttcttcctgatgaatctgtccatcctagaccttggctccatctctgtcaccATTCCCAAATCCATGGCCAACGCCCTCATGAACACCAGGTCCATTTCCTATGCTGGATGTGTTGCCCAAGTCTTTTTCTTCCTCGCCTTCATGACAGCGGATTTTTCCCTTCTCACCATCATGGCCTATGACCGATATGTtgccatctgccaaccactgcactatgacaCAATGATGAGCAGcagagcttgtgtccaaatgacagctggtgcctggatcagTGGGATTCTCTACTCTGTGCTACACACTGGGAACACGTTTGCATTGACCTTCTGTCGAGGCaacatggtggatcagttcttctgtgaagtCCCCCAGCTACTGAAACTCACCTGCTCCGACTCATATCTGAGTGAAGTTAGGGTTCTTACCTTTAGTGTGTGTTTAATCTTAGGCTGCTTTGTTTTTATCattgtgtcatatgttcagatcttcaaatcagtgctcagaatcccctctgagcagggacggcataaagccttctccacctgccttcctcacctcactGTGGTCTCCTTGGTTGTTTTCACTGGGGCCTTTGCCTACCtaaaacccacctccagctccccatCTGCTCTGGATCTTGTGGTGGCAGTTCTCTATTCCGTATTGCCACAAATCATGAATCCAAttgtctacagcctgaggaacaaggagatcaaAGCTGCCCTGAGGAGATTGACTGGTTATAGGTAA